Below is a window of Gavia stellata isolate bGavSte3 chromosome 19, bGavSte3.hap2, whole genome shotgun sequence DNA.
TGTTAACAGAGGTAAACAGTAAAAGAAGATTCTGTAATGCAAGCCGCAGTAGCTTGGAATGACACACAGAAAGCATAcctactgcatttttatttcagcccCTCTTTAGTATAATGCTTTCAGGTAAACAGTGAATCTCAAATTCCTTGTTAAAAGTTATTCATAGCAGAATCAGTTGTTGATAAGATAGAAAATCAGCCAAGTTTTTATCAGTGTCTCAAAGATCACCAATCTCTGGGCAAGACTGGTAATGACTGAAAGTCCACATCTGCTGTTGGCTTGTGGGACATGACTTTGTGTTTTAGAGAAGTTTGACATGTCATAAAATGCTGCAGGAATAGACACTAACTGTAAACCCTCTTACGGTCTCAGAAGAGAGACTGTAGTAGTAAATCAGCATGTGGATATAGTGACCTCCCCAACCCCTTGGTTTTTCACTGGCAAACTTGGACTAATCAGAACATCTCTAAGGCTACTTGGAGTTCATCAGGTTAGCCTTCAATTACACTGAAATCTCATGTCCAGTTCTGTACTATTTCTTAAAGGCATTCTTCAGTAGCTACATGATTAAATATCTTTCATGATATAGttaaaaaatcttatttctgaTACTACAACAAACATACTATATGAtattcattattaaaaattataatccAGATTAAGGCATTTAGAAGATTGTAAACTGGAGGATTAAAGGGGGATTAGGCAGTGAATGCAGGAGGAACTATATAAATCATATTTAAATACACTCTGTTATGATTTTAAGCACAGGACAGGAAGGACTTGGCAGGAACAAATTAAGAAATGAAGCTAAAAGGTTAAGATTAGGATTAAACTATGAATTAAACTTCCAGTATTAATTTACAATGTCCATTTATGACATAGATGTTCTCTTTCTATCATCCTTTAAATGTCctccttttttcattcttcatcaCCTTCTCTGCACTGACACTGAAACAATCCCTAGACACATCATAAAACTAGACAGATGATTAGATTTTAGTTGGCAAGGGATTCAAATTAACTTCACACTTATGTTTTTGGGATGCTGCCTGGATACACAATAGTACACAACTGTGGGTTACAAAGTACCTTGGAGCCTTCAGCTAACATTAATGAGAACAGTACGTATGTAAGGGAACAGCAAGGCCCAAAATAGATAACATCCAGCGTGTCCCAGAAGAATACTGAATGGTTTGGACAGAGATCTGCAATCACTTTGGCACCCCCGTCACTAAGGATGTACGTACTACCCACTCTGtgtacaaagaagaaaagctttttctatGTGAAACTGTTGCTGATTTGAGGGGTAAATTTCTTCCTCCTTACTAATATAAAACCATCCAACAGTCCCTGCCCCTGCAGTAATCCTGAGAAATGgtaaaatcaaaatatgacTTGTCGGTCTAAATTTCAGGCCACAGGCCAATAACCAGTGCGCTTATCTCAACCACAGAGCCAAAACCCCACCACTATCTGTCACTGATACAGCTACACTGGGCAAGCTGAgtcattttcttccatgttaaGAACCCTCTGTTTTGTAGTTACCTTTTAAATAACAGGAGGTTGTTAGGATTCTTTGCGCatactatttttaaagcagaagtgCATGCTCCAGCTCACGATATAGTTAGCTTGCTCTTGCTCCAGTTAAATCTGTTGCAAACATTCAGTTGAAATCAGTATGAACAGAAGTGGATGCAGTGATGCACTCCAGGACCCACAAATTTGTTTGATTTACTATGTGGAAAACTCTTGTCTATACAGCTTCAGCTAAATATTTAATGCACCTGTCTCAATTAAGTTTTCCCAAATGTTAGCAAATCACATTGTTTTTCCAACATAGGGTTGCTAGGAGATTAACTTTGACATTAGGTACCTTCTGCAGGTAATTAATTTgtaatgttaattttaaactgGGCTTCCCGTGTGCTTACTCTGGAAGCAAGATACAATGTCTTACATataatttgctttcatttcattttaatgcattaaaatacatgtcaaagttcagaattttaaattctgtagaCCATAAGAATATGTGAAGAATAGAATGTCttattattaaagaaataacaGAATGTAACTTTGAATAAGTAGATCAAAGAAACATACTAGACCATTGATATAATCCTCAAAGCACACTGcaccttcctctttttcttcctgaagtttATGAACAACTGAGGAGAACAATTTCAATTaagaaaatgacaaatattAAAGTAAGTGGCAATAGgaattactttctttaaaattctgtttttactATGCGATCCAATTATTGTTGTATCTTTTCAGTTCTACAAccttttaagcagaaataaattagTAGAAATAGTTTGTTCAGTGTTGAAGTTACTGTATTCTAAGGTTTAAGCTTTATCTATAGGCTGAGGACATCTCATGAGATAGTTCAGTCACTAAGCATCAGCTTGCTCATCGCCATCAGCATCCCAGTTTCCAGAACATTACCACAAAGATGACCAGTAGAGTTTCTGATATTCAGAGTTCTCCATTTACAGTCCCAATTgatctccccttcccctccttatgcattttcatttcaaatccCCCAGGAGATCACTAAAGGCAAAGAAGGAATTTTCCCAAGTAGTGAATAAAGTAATATCGCATCTAGTAATTCAGTTTCCTCttagagagaaataaaatgttctaaATGTATCAGTTCCTAGAAGCATGTTGTAATTCTTTGTTAGGGCTCTCATTTTCAACACCTTGAGCTTTAATTTGaaagcttctttaaaaatagttaaaaaatactattttatagAAACTTTCTAATGCAAACTGTTCTTAAAGTACAAAACATGCCCTGGATTTCAGAGGCAAGCAGAATATTAAagaataattgaaaataaaatgttcataaGCAATAAGAAACTGGTAGGTGTGTTTAAAAGGGATTACCTGCTCACCTATCCAATGCAGGACACAAAGTTAACTGAAGGTTTTATGTGGCAACCCTGGGGTCAGATGGAATTTTGTTCCTGGTTTCAGCAGAAGCCAGTTTTTACTAGTCTGCTATTAAGATGGTGTGTAGGACATTATAGATCTGATTTTGGTAACAGCTGAATGTCATTCAATTGAAGTAAATTTGGAGCTTGAGGTACCTGGCATCTTCGAGAAAACAGGTTTGTGGTGTTCAATACTCTGCTCCAAAATTTTGGATGAATTATTAATTTCACTAACACCATATAAAGCTATGCTATGTGTTGATAGATAAGTATGCATTAACATGTTGTTAGATTTCAGGTGTAGGGTATGCAATATCAggcatttaagaaaaacagaggtaTGTATTTATCCATTGTATTACAGTCTCACCCAGCTTAAACCttggaaaaaaagtcagcacCCCCAGAGATATCATGGTAGAGGAACTATCGACACTCAGCAACAGAGGTGCAAGACTCTTCAAGAGACGTCAGCGGAGATCTGACAAATACACATACGAAAATTATCATTATGTAGCAAACAAGCCAAGAAATGTGAGTATTTTGTAATAACTTATTAATGAAATACAGTGAGACTAGCTTGGGTTCCCTTGGTGCTCATGATACACACTGTGCATGATTTGTTTGTCGTTTcaggaagaataaaagcaaaatcctgTACTAGAATGAAGCTAATATGAAGTGAGCCATTTGTATTTTATCGAGCTCCTATagacaaataaaaaatctgaaaacctTAATACTGAAGGACATCACATTCAAATCATTCTCATTGAACTCTGATCCAGGTTACTAGTTATCAGAGTTCTTACCCTGTACTAATTGCCTCATTGACTATTGAAAATTAACTAGTTAATGATATTCAAAAGATTGGAAGAAATAAGTCTGTTTCATGCAACCAGtaagcatttttattaagaTATGTTGGTGGTCTCAACATGGTTTCCAGGCTGCAAAATTGCTCTCATAACTGGCACTAATACACTTCTGGCTGCCTGTCtcaacagggagaaaaaggacGGAGCTTATCACTGAAAGACAATTATTCTTCAAACTAGTCCTTCAGGAACTGGGTTAAAGCATTAGTGATACCCTGGGAATCCTCATGGCAGGAATTAAATGCACCTGGCATTTGTCTCATCTGTGgcctttgcaaaatatttaaacctTTTGCTTAACCTCGGAAAACAGGGACAACAACATTCATAAATTTTACCTAACTCTCCAATGTGCTGCAAGGTTTAGTTATTTGAACATGAATACTCTATGCCCAGTCTAACATGGCACGCAAGCAGCCCCTCTAATTCCAGTATTGTATTAAATTCTGCTTCTCAGTTACATGTATGCATCCCCACTGATTTCAGATATAAATGTACCTGACTAAAGAAGCAGAATTTGTCCCAGTACTTTTAAGCTgctttgaagagaaaaagaaatatatgatacaaaagttatttattattaattaacctaggaaatatttcttgtaGAATAGCAATTCTCTTTCCCTGAAGCTTTTACAACTAATCATGGCATAGGTGGTGCAATGATTGTGTTAGCATCCAACCCTTATAGAATCCATACAAAGACTTTGACTCAATTCTTCTTTAATCTTCACTTggcataagaaaaaaagtaactatATGTAATGTATTGTTGTGATGTAACCTAAAGTTTGTACTGGTACAAATAGGAAACAATGAATTTCTTAATCAAAACAGCAAAGCACCAAAGGGCTTACTCATATTATGTTTAGTTTTActaaagaaaatacacacacacttgtaaattaatcagaaacaataaaatgaaTACAACTTGTTGACTCTAAGGAAGCATTTTGTCTAGTTGCATCTTATAATGAGGCTTTGGGAGCAGACAATAAAAGACGCATTTGCAATTTAGCATTGTCCACACTAACCAAAATGTTGAGGGATTTCACAACAGAGAGGCGATTATTGGAGCTGAGTTCAGTATTTCCAGTATCACAGCtgacatttctaaaatatttttgttccctTCTTGAAGAAGGAACTCTCTATGCTTTGTTGACTGTAAAGGTAAACACATTTGTAATTCTGTGGCCTTAACATTTCCCATacaaaaaattatctttactCAGGAACAAAAGTATGTCTTAATATCCTGCAtcatagaagaaaaatttttatgtttctttttttatagtgCAGATATTTCAAACTTCCTTTGGTCACTCACTCAACAGCAATTAAATTACACAGGGATCAAATGGGATCATGACTAAGTATTGATaaatctgcctttttaaaataaatctgcacAAAAGAAATCCCatataaaaatgtgaataacTCTATTGAACATCCAAAACTATTATTAGAACACTATTATTTAGAAGCCCATCTATGAATACTGTCCCCCCAATTTCTCCCTCTATTGAGTATTAGAAGCTACACAGATAAATTCTGAGCACAGCACCATCAATCTCGTCAGAACTTCTGTATCCAGTTCCATGCTTTTGCTACAAAGTCTGACAGATCAGTTCCCCTCTAGACTACTTATTGGCACAAAACCACATAGAGTACACATGCTGTACAGTCAGTAGGACATCCTGACACGTGAAAAAATGATGCCTCTTTGATTTCTGTTGCCTTCCCTTAAATGCCTATTTAGCCACCACTGGTGCTGTCTTCATCATCTTTATGATTCTGCCTGCCAAAATTAATCTAACATAACTTCAGGATGGCTAGAAAACATTCTGCCTTgatcttttctgtttcaagtTTAAACAAGTATTACCTGTTTGCTTTCCTACTTTAAGAAACTTTTACTCTAAGCCAGTCtatatttaaattgcttttagCCTATGTGTCATAGCTAAAATAAGATACTGACTTCTTTTGAGACTCTAATTCTGTATTTATGCGACAATGATTAAGCCTTTAGATGTTTCCTTAGAACCGATGACCCAATAGGAGGGTGGAAAATTACAGCATATCATGAATCTCCAGAAAGTGACCTGCACTGAAGTTGTTATTTCTATtacaaataaaggaaaagaaaatcccaaacaaaagcAATTCAACAAAGGCAGTGAATTTTCAACTGATAAGGGAAGAGACACTTTGAAGAATCAGTGCTTTGAAACTCTAATGGCTCAAACTTGCCAGATTTCTTCAGTCTTTGGGTAGCAAGGGTGCTCTGTCTGGCACATAACAGCTTCTAGTGTGTAGTGACCCAGGGGACACATTTTATGGGCCTCCCTGCCAAATTGACCAGATCTACTCTTCACTGTGAACCACATAGCCCACATGCACAGGTATATTTTGTGGTGATTGGTGAAAGCAGCAGATGGGATGAACTCTCTTCGTAGACTGCATATCAATATTTAAATAACCCAAACTTAGGAAAAGGTCAGACAGCTCAGCTGGATGGTTATAAGGCTTTAGGAGTCTTGTTGACCTAGCTCACACCACTTCCAACCCTTTCAAGAAAGCATTCACACACTTGTAATACAGACATTTAAAACTGTGCTGGGATATCATtattaacactgaaaaattattcatttttgcTTACATAGCCAATGTAAAGAGTTGTGAAACTGTTTCATCTTCTGGCTAACAGCCAGAAAATCCTGGGGAGTGCTATCTAGCAAACAGGGTACCAAACAGCAGGACAGTAAGCCTTCGGACAGTACACCCCGGGTCTCAGATCTGAGCTGTAAATTGGAGTGTCCCTCCAACCCTCAACAGAGAATCACAGAGGCTTTTGCCTGTGCTGTCAAtgatatttatttctatttgaaTGCAGCGTGGAGAGCCCATACAGAGTGTTAAAATGGACGGCCTCAGTGTAGAAGGAATTCCCCAGCATGCCCCAATGACACCTCCTAATACACCTGATCCCCGGAGCCCACCACATCCTGACAACATTGCCCCAGGTAATATATGAGTTTACcgatattaaatatatttagttCTCATTTCACAGCAGAGGAAGGACCTCTTTATAAAACAATATCTTCAACAAGAATTTGTTAATGGACTTACTACTAGAAATGGATAAATTTGACTCAGACAACCAATCAGAATCTCCCACAGAAATATAAAGTGGTGCTCTCCAGTTgcttctgttcatttttaaagacttgATATACATTTTGTATTACTTCTCCCTAAACTGAAAATATACATTATTTTCAAGAGAGACTGCTCCTATATTTACTGGTCTTATAAACATTGAGAAACAGATCCTCAGATTTAAAACCAGATTAatatactgatttttctttgccaAATCTTTGTTTCTAATATGCAACACACTGCTCAACAGTCTGAAAGTTATCCATTGTAGTTTAATTACCCATAAATGTAAAGCTGAAGTCACTGTAAGTTTTGCTAGAAACCTTTACAGAGGAGTAACGTAAAAATTTGCCTTTGGCTGtataaactgttcttttttaagTCCTTAACTGTGAGGGTACTGTTGTCTTTATTTAAAGCAGTGAGCTACAAGAAGGCCTTATTTTGTATTCTTTAAAGACTAGAGAAggctaatttgttttaattaatttattcagtGATATAGCCCTTCTTCCTGTTTATGAATTATCCATGAGCAGACTGTGGTTTTTACAAATTCATTCTTTGTTCAGAATTACTCAATGCATGTTTTGTGCAGACCTTTTCTAGTCTACATAAACTAGGTCAGTGCTACTCTGTTAGTGACCGCTAAGACTCTGTGCATCCATTGGTCAAATACAATGCAAACAGAGATAATTCCCATTGCTAAGACATGATAGAAATCTTCAAGCCTTTCTTTAGGCAAAAAAGGTCTGGCAAAAAGAGTAGATACTAAACCACAGGGGTTTTTTAAGCTTTCAGAAGGAGACAATTAATTTAAAGAGCTAGATGTAGTGGGAGGGTAAAAGGGTAGAATAGATTTcccttgtttttcaaataaatagtATACCTCATATAATAGGATAATCCCTTGCTGGTTTTAATTCTTCAAATCGTATATTAAGGTATGGCCCCCATTTATTTCTGCCATATTGTGCTTGGCTTTAGAAGAAATCACACTGAATatggaatttatttatttagtaaaaTTCTGATCAGAGACTGATCCTCAGATGATTATGCAGAGAAAACAACTGATGCTTCACTTTTTGAGATGATGAAAAGGATCAGAGAACCAAGTAGGTAGGATATTTTAAAGCATCTAAGGCAGAGGCAAAGACAAAAAGCTCCACTATGATGGCTGTGATTCTAACTCCTTTTAGTACTTTTGGAAAATTTCAACCAAAGACTATAGAATTATCTTAGTTTTAACCAtaagactgtttttaaaatgtttgttaatTCAGCCCAAGGGCTGTGTAGCTATAGCCTGGTTTCAAACAAATGCTTATGATAGAAACAAATTtatataaaactaaaataaacttAGCCTCAAAAGAGGGTGGAATACTTTGGAGCAATTATCTAAAAGGCTACAGATTCCCCCTGccagctttctgcttctgtgtaGCTTTGGCCAGGTGGCTTGATCAAATTGTTCATTTTACCTAACTGTGAAATGATGGTATGTTACTTCCTAGTTACATAGGATGgtggaaaggaagcagaaaacgCAAAATATTATTATAATGGTTTTGCCTTGATCACCTTGCAGGATATTCTGGACCACTGAAAGAAATTCCTCCTGAAAAGTTCAACACTACTTCTGTGCCAAAGTATTATCAGTCTCCCTGGATAGAAGCCATTAGGGATGatccagagctgctggaagcttTATACCCTAAACTTTTCAAACCTGAAGCAAAGCCAGAACTGCCTGACTACAGGAGCTTTAACAGGTAATTCTGAATGGACACTGAATTTTACAGTGCAGAGAAAAATTACtatgaaattaaaagttttcaCCAGCTGTAAAATAACCTACCACCTGCGTTTGCAAGTATATGCATAAACATGAACACGCACAGAGATTACAAGTGGCAAACAAAAGCACTGAGTAGGAAACTAGTCCCTCTTTTAAAGTATGGacacaaaattaaattgtaGAATGAGAAATGTAAGATGAATTGTtgaaaatattgaaagaaagactaaaagaaaaaaagaaagaaagaaagaatcgGAATCCAGTGTACTCAATAAATGGGAAACATGGGCTATAGCAATGCTTCAAACTCCTTTCAGTATCTCTGTTGTTGACTTCAGTAGGTACAGGATCGTAAGATCTATCAGGTAGACTCTCagtcaaaacttttttttataagcTGTATAATGCCaaccactcttttttttttaatacaactcACATGTCTTGGTTTTTAGGCAATGATAGTACAATGAACTTTAACCTTCAACCAATCCCTCACACCAAATAGTGAGCAGATTGcatattttattgcatttaacattttttatatCTTCAACAACCTTCAGTAacaaattaacagaaaaaaaatgttacaagcAGACTTAAAAACACTTGAAGTAGAATGGGATCTGACTGAGAGTGAAGTTATTTACATGGTAACTAGTATACTAAGGCTTTCAGTAGAACTTCTAGATATATGGACAATATTGGGTTTTGAACTATTTTGATAGTTTTAGAACACATTCTTACTTAtgtcttttgctttcattcacACTATCTTTATTTATTGAAGTTATGGAcaatttttctctgaataacCCCTGCTGAGTTCCAGACAGCTGAGCCAAACCAAAACCCTTCCTCAAAACGCCAGACAGCAATctattgagaaagaaaatgtctcaTGGCAATATAAACTTAGAGAAAAATACCACAAACATCACTTGTGTTCCTGCCGTTAAGGTGGGCCTCAACTATGAGTGCAAGGACTAAAAAATTACACAATTCAACATCAAAACTGGCACTGCAGACACTACACTAATTCTGATTTCCTAACAGCACTATACATTGCCATGTTAATAATTAAGTCTGTGTGGCACACCCTTCTCAGCAGACAAAACAGCAAATACAAGTCAGAGAGATGTGCCACAGCTGCTAACACTGGAACAGTAACAGCACAGTTTATGTACTATGGTTattgtaactgaaaaaaaaccccaacaaaaaaatgCCGAAGATACATATACATGGAAGAGAGACAGAATCAGTTCTTGCTCTCACAAGAGAGATTCTGAGTCCAGCATGCGAGTCATTAGACAGGGCACAGAGGCCCCATTAATAGGGATATGTGTCTTGAGATGGTATCTGATGGcttctttgtgtatttttagcTGCTCTGTGGTCCCATATTCTGTTAGTTGTCCTCTTTACAATACTAACTGTTTGGATTTCTTTCTCTGGGGATTTTCTCTACGTACGACATGGCAGAACTGTGGCTCACCACAGTCCGAATTTCTTGAACATATGTTCATTCATATAAGGGAAAGGTCAATATTCTCCCTTGTAACTGCcataaaaacccaaaacctggCACATAAATCCAGATCCAGACTGTAAAATGGGTCAATTCGAAACACAAGGCATACAAATATAATCCACCACAACTCTTCTTCTCATGGAAAAATCCAcatccaaaagaaaataaaaggattgCAGGTGGACCTAGAAAAGCTGTTACATACAGCACACTCAGATACATGTTTTCCAGCAAGAAGGAGTAGAtccaaaaagaaatggagaatttgCAAAATGGAGAATTTGCAAAATGGAAATTCGAGATACTAGCTTCTTGGAGAGGATTTTACAGCCATGACACCGGTGTCTACACTCCTAAAAATGCATAGGAGAGTGGGGTGTCTGACTGTGGGATTCAAAACAGACAGCACACTGAATGCCAAgctaaacaacagaaaacattacaGAGAAGGCTAAATGTGACTTAAATTTCTCTTTGCTAAGACCATCAGTGCCTAATTCTGTCTGCCTATCTTCAGGTCAGGGCTAGATTAAGGTCCTCCTTTCCAAAAACAGAGCAGGGGTCACatgtattcttttaaaatttgtatagACAATAAGGatcttttctttggaaagtgCATTTTCCTAGAATGTGGCCAGCCTGGATTTATTTCTACAGCAATGTCAAACCCTGAGGAGAGGTGTAACAACCTGGTTTCTGGCTCTTCCACAGAAAAGGTGGGAACACTCTTCACTTCCCTTATTAAGACCCGTGCCATagtacagaaaataataaacctCTTTGGGCTAGAGGGAGTAAACATCCTTCTCTACCTGAACAATTAAGAAACTCACTTGGGGAAAGAGAAACCTGGGCCTACATCTGAGTTCCCACATCTTTCAATACACTTTAATTATTGCTTACAGTAAATTAAACAAACAGATTTAGGAGCAGAAAACAGGACCTACACTTCTCTGTTATTATTTGTGTGGCCTGATGTCTAGGCTAAGAGTCCTACTCTGTCTAAtccaagtaattttttatttctgggtAGCATTTTTGCTGGAATAGTATATGCAAGCAGTGAGGTCCACTCTTACAAAGAAATGCCCTTAGACTCTTGCATCCAAATCTCTTGCAGAACAGCTCCTGTCACTGATGTACTATTACTTGACACAGAGGTTCAACACCAACAGCCATGGATTTTGAGTGAAAGTGCCTTCATATGCTAATTTTCTCAAAGCTTCCTGCAGTAGCATATTATGTGTGTTTTTAAGCATGGAAGTTTAGGCAAAAGTTTATTAGAGAATCACAGATGAGCTTTGGTGAAAGATAGGTGCAGCTGCCTGTATAGCTAAGATAAAGGCAGATTTGAGCATTTGTATAAGGAAAACATTAGGCATCTCAGGAATTTAGCAGCCTATGGGCTTTGCGCATAAGGTGAGATATCTCTTTGGACTTCTGTGTCAAGATCCTACTAAGTGATTCTGTGTATCTAGGTCACAGCATCCTTGACTTCTTTAATTGCAGTCttggagagaaagcaaatgatACTGTATTAAACAAT
It encodes the following:
- the MYOZ2 gene encoding myozenin-2 isoform X1; translation: MLSHSAMVKERKQQASAIMDEIHRNVSPSLNLGKKVSTPRDIMVEELSTLSNRGARLFKRRQRRSDKYTYENYHYVANKPRNRGEPIQSVKMDGLSVEGIPQHAPMTPPNTPDPRSPPHPDNIAPGYSGPLKEIPPEKFNTTSVPKYYQSPWIEAIRDDPELLEALYPKLFKPEAKPELPDYRSFNRVATPFGGFERASKLVKFKVPDFNLLMLNDPRFMILANPLATRRSFNRTPKGWTSENIPVVFIQPSDSNTVPETEDL
- the MYOZ2 gene encoding myozenin-2 isoform X2; the protein is MVEELSTLSNRGARLFKRRQRRSDKYTYENYHYVANKPRNRGEPIQSVKMDGLSVEGIPQHAPMTPPNTPDPRSPPHPDNIAPGYSGPLKEIPPEKFNTTSVPKYYQSPWIEAIRDDPELLEALYPKLFKPEAKPELPDYRSFNRVATPFGGFERASKLVKFKVPDFNLLMLNDPRFMILANPLATRRSFNRTPKGWTSENIPVVFIQPSDSNTVPETEDL